A genomic stretch from Mesoplodon densirostris isolate mMesDen1 chromosome 3, mMesDen1 primary haplotype, whole genome shotgun sequence includes:
- the LOC132486992 gene encoding LOW QUALITY PROTEIN: olfactory receptor 1361-like (The sequence of the model RefSeq protein was modified relative to this genomic sequence to represent the inferred CDS: substituted 2 bases at 2 genomic stop codons) encodes MGRDNQTGVTEFILLGLSGQSEQEEVLFGLFLWMYLVTLIGNFLIVLAISCDSHLQTPMSLFLANLSCVNICFSSVTIPKKLVNHILXSKSISYMECTTQIYFFIIFINIDGFLLSVMAYDDYTAICCPLHYTMIMRPKLCVLLVAASRLSTNLHALLQTLLMVQLTFCSNNAVYNFFCDPYPILKLSCLNTFINDLMVFTVGELVFMTPFTCIIISYDYIFSKVLKLPSAHGIRKAPSKCGSHLTVVSLLYGAIPGVYKHPSSSYSVQDVVTIVFFTVVTPLINLFIXSLRNHDMKGALRKLISYSIL; translated from the coding sequence ATGGGCAGAGACAACCAGACTGGAGTCACAGAATTCATTCTCCTGGGACTCTCTGGGCAGTCAGAGCAGGAGGAGGTTCTCTTTGGGCTGTTCTTATGGATGTACCTGGTCACCCTCATTGGGAACTTTCTCATTGTCTTGGCTATCAGCTGTGACAGTCATCTCCAAACACCCATGTCCTTATTCTTGGCCAACCTCTCCTGTGTCAACATCTGCTTTTCATCAGTCACAATCCCCAAGAAGCTGGTGAATCACATACTGTGAAGCAAGTCTATCTCTTACATGGAATGTACGACCCAGATCTACTTCTTCATCATTTTCATCAACATAGATGGGTTCCTCCTGAGTGTGATGGCCTATGATGATTATACTGCCATCTGTTGCCCACTCCACTACACCATGATCATGAGGCCCAAACTCTGTGTCCTTCTGGTGGCTGCATCTCGGCTCAGTACAAATCTGCATGCTCTCCTCCAGACTCTTCTCATGGTGCAACTCACATTTTGTTCCAACAATGCTGTGTATAACTTTTTCTGTGACCCTTATCCTATTCTAAAACTCTCTTGTTTGAATACCTTTATCAATGACCTGATGGTATTCACTGTGGGTGAACTGGTATTTATGACACCATTTACATGTATCATCATTTCATATGATTACATCTTCTCTAAAGTACTGAAGTTGCCATCTGCCCATGGAATAAGAAAAGCCCCGTCCAAGTGTGGATCCCACCTCACTGTGGTCTCCCTGCTCTATGGGGCAATCCCGGGGGTCTATAAGCACCCTTCATCCTCGTACTCAGTGCAAGATGTTGTGACTATTGTCTTCTTCACAGTGGTGACTCCTCTCATCAATCTCTTCATCTAGAGCTTGAGAAATCATGACATGAAGGGAGCTTTAAGGAAACTAATTTCATATTCtatactttaa